CCTGGGCCACACCGCAGCTCCACCCAGGAGCCTGGAGGGGCCgtcagcccagcaccagcctggccGCCCACCCGCTCTGCCTCCTTGGCTCCCGCTTTGGCCTGGCCCAGGTGCTCCCCACACCGCTGCCCCAGGACCACCGAGTGCGGTCTCTGACCCGGGACGTCCTGGGCGCCCCTCCccacccagggctgctcctcagCGTGTCACACTCCCCAGCgactcccccccaccccaccccccccgatCCAGCCCTGTCCCGGCCCCCATCAACCCCCCCCGATCCAACCTTGCCCCGGTGCCCATCAGCCCACGTAGGACCCCCACGGAATCGGCCCCTGCAGCGTACCCCAGCCCCCACCCGTGAGCTccgggctccccccgccccggacCCCCCGGCGCGCCCCAGCCCACCCGGGACTCCCGCCTGGGctcgcccccgcccccgctccccggcGCACCTCAAGCCCGCTCGGGACTCCCGGGGTACCCCCtgacccccagcccccggcgccCGCCAGCCCACGTGGGATCCCCGTTGGCCCGGCTCCCCCGCGCACGCCGGCCCGCCCGGGACCCatgtgccccccgccccggacCCGGCCTCCCGGTGCAGGCCAGCCCACCCGCGGCTCCCACCGCCCCACGGACCGTCGTCTCCGGCGCACGCCATGGCCCCGCGGGTGCCGCCGCGCTcagcccccgccgccctgccGGTCACGTGACGCCCGCGAGCCCCCATGTAAATAAAACCGCCGGCACCGGCGGCCCGTCTCTTAAAAGGGCACCGGCCGCGTCCTCGGGGGCCCGCGGCGAGGCGGGAGCGCCGGCCAAGTCCCGcacccgcccccgccccgcgcgctGCCAGCCCCGCCCCGGtggcgccgccgccggccgcagCCCGCCCGGCACGGGAGGCGCCGGGCCCGCCGCGTTGCCCCTTTAAGCGGCGCCTACGTGCGGCGAGCgagcgggcggcggccgcggaGCGTGCGGATCCGCACGGAGCCGGGCtggccctgcccccccccgccccggtgccCGCCCCGGCAccgccccccgctgcccgcagAGCCGAGCCGCGCCAGACGCTGCCGCCGTTTATTTCCGCCGCCGGGGGGCGCCCGGGCCGGCCgcagggggcggggccgggcccgctcAGGGGCtgccgccgggccgcgccgcgccgtgcTTCTCCGCGAACCTCCTGCGGGGGAAAGCGCCGTCAggcccgggccgccccgcggccgcccgggcgggggcaggggcggggagggagccccgccggggcgggggcgcgcaCTGCACTCCCCACTCCGGGGGTGTGCGGCGGGGGCCCGCCCCGGCAGCCGGGCCGGGACCCTCCCCAGACCCCGGCGTTGTCGTTCCTCGCTGGCCTAGAGCCCAAGAGACCGGGCGTGACCCCGCCAGGCAGAACGCGCCGCTCCAGAAAGCCACCAGTCGCTGCTGGGGACAAGCCCAAGTCAGTAGCGCCGAGCACAGGCCAGGCCCGGGAGGCTGCCCGAGACCGCCAGCCGCGGCTGCGGGCCCGGAGCCGGCCACTGCCCAGCGCCCGGGACAGGGGCTCCCCCGCCAAGCCTTCCGGACGCAACGGTTCTCCCGAGCCACCCCACCAGCAAAGCCCCAGCCACGCAACGTGTGACAGGTACGGTACCAGCCAGCACCCAAAGCATTCCACTTAGGAAAGCTAAAAAGCACACGGGAAATGTGTCACTGTCCCCAAGTGGGACCACGGAAGCTAAGCCTCACACCTCATTTGGATGAGATTGTGCGTTACCAAGACACAACTAACTCAATCCCATCTGAAACCGGGACGTGTACGCACAACACTCCAGGCCCCAGAGGCGGGAAAGGTGCCAGGTCAAAGACAGGCTCcacctgggagcagggagaggtgacACTGCAAGACCACCAGACTACTGTGACCACCACCCTGAACTGAGACACCCCGCTTCTGCCACATCCTGCGCAGGCTGCCATTGAACACTGGCTACCTGGGCAACACACCGTGCTCAAAACGTAAAATCCTCCCCCACAAACAGCCACACCTTGCTGCAAATCACCCGTCCTTtcagcagcctgggcagagggctatatgaaaacaaaacatcccACAAGCCTTGAGCTGCGAACCTTCTCTGAGGCTGAAACGGCCAAGTGACAGAGGTTGCTGCTGTCACTCAGAACTCAAGACAGAAAGGCGAGGGGTGCAATTGCCCTTCCACATCCCTCCTCTCAGGGAAGTATAGGCATCACTACTCTACAGCCAGAAGTTAGAAGAGCCTCGGAAAAGGGACATAAAAGATCAGCATGTAGAAGAGCAACAAAGTCAGGTAGGGTATCCACAGTAAAGGATTTCCACcctcttttctttgctgctgaacAGACTATGCCCAATATGACCCAGAAAGAGCCCTCAGCCATCTCTGTGCTCATGGTGAAAGGCTTGGGGGACAGCTCTGAAGACAGAGTCAAACATTCTCTAAGCTATAGGACTATTCTGAGATGTAATTCCTCTAAACTGAAAtgatctttcagaaaaacagatgcaTTTAGTTTAAATTATTGGTGACAGACCTACCCGGAGTCACCTAGGGGTAGCCCTTCAGAAAGGGGCACTTAGAATTCACCTAGCTTCAACCTCCAACCACGGGCATTTCCTacttgcagcagcagggagaagctgATGCGGTGTCAAAAAGCCACAGGATCTCAAAGGTTTAACTGATCCCTGACCCTCCACAATTTTCTCCTGGAGTGCTCTGGAGCAAAGCTCAGTGCAGCACCTCAGCATGACATCAGACACGTTCTCCCCTTCACAGCAAGACCCTACGGAGTGGAGACCCGATCTTGCAGCAAGCAGGCCTATTCTCACGCTGGACTGAGCCAAACACTCCATTATCTCTACTGTCTTCTAAGGACTTAGGCAGGCTCAGTGGGGAAACAGCCAGCCACCGAAAAGCCATCATTTCTTGCGGAAGCTTACTCCACTAATTAATCtatttcctcttcagaaacagCTACCCCATTACCTGTGTAAAGTCCATCTGCCTACAACTTCTAGCCATTAGTTactattctgtttttctgtcagACTACACAGACTTTCAGAACCTGGTTCCTTCACCCAGAATTATATATAGCATGCCATCACATGTACATTGAGTTTAACAGACTTAACTTTCCCTCTAAACTAATTCTAAAATTTCTGTTATCTTTCCtaaaaaaacagctgcagaCACCAGCAGAATTGGACACTTGTTCCAATATTTGCCTCATCAAAACGAGGCACAGAGGTTAAACTCACTCCCTGTTCTCTGTAATTCTCCCCTTACACCGAGGAAGATTAATGCACTCTCCCTGTTGCCAAACAACAAGCTTCTTTCTACAATGAGTGTTTCATAGCATCAATActaatttcaaagaaatctgTAGGCCCACAATGGCTTCTATCAGTCAACTCCACTAGGCCAAAGAACCAAATGAGGGGTTTTTTGCTAAGCTCTATTCCTCAGCAGCTGAGTTTCTGGCATCTATCCCACCTAGTCCTCAAAACCAGAAACCTGGTGGCAATTCAGGAGACAGGGCACTTCCCAGGAATGACAAGGGGCTGCATGCTTGGAAGAGGTGAAGCAGACCAAcatctgcctcctccctccttcaGCAATGGTTCACTGCCTCAGCCCTGGTGTCTTGGGCCAGATGAGAGGAACAGGAGGACATGAGACAAAGCCAGGGCTGGCCCTTGTTTGGGGCATGTCCAGGTTACTGCTGGGGATGGGGTCTGGGGACTCTGACAGGGTGAGCTGTGGGTGGACTCTTACCTCCTGGCATAGTCATACAACGCTCGTTTCCGCTCCTGCAAGGACAGGTGCCGCTCCACAGGGGACTTTGCAAATTGCATTGTAGCTGGCTGGAACAGAAAGCACAAGAGCCACCAGGAGACAGTCAAACAAGGTCAGGAGACCTCCTTAGTGGCTCTGCAAGGACGCAGCATGCCAATTCGGTCTCCGTTGCCCTGACATCATGGCTAGTCCTGAACACAGGCCATCATGCTCTGGCTGCGAGCAGTCAGACCACAGGAGATAACACAACCACCAAAGTACCTTGGAAGAAGGCACAGCTATGGAGCCCTGGAcaccagaagcagctgcagcctgggaggTAGACGGGGCAGGCAGGTCAGTACCAGCCTCCTTACTTTCAGGAAAGAAGGGTACTCTCCCCTCCAGCAAGTTGGCAATAGTGGTATCCACACAGTTGGTTTGGGCTGTAGGGACAAAGAGGGTCTGTTAGAGAGGGAGGTGCAACATCAGGACGCTCACATCTTTGCTGCCATTGCACTCCACAGTGCAGCAGGGATGAGGTTTCTGCTTTCAGGTATCAGGGAGACTTGGCATGGAAGGTGATCCTGCATCCCTGCCAGTACCCCAGGCATCACTTACCCAGGTCTATCCTGATGACCTCCAGAGGCACATGAGGCAGCACCTCCTTGACCCGCTGTGCCATTGCCATGATCCGCACATCCTCAGGAGCAACACCAGTCAGGCTGGAAGGTATCCTGGGCCtggctgccaggggctggctCGAGGctgcaagagaaagaacagTGGGCACAAGAAGGTGGCCTAAAGATGCACAGCCTTTGCATTCCAGCAGCTCCACTTTCTCTAGTATGAACTGGTGCCATAAGAAAGCCGGACTTCCTGCGCATGACCATCACGTCTGTGCTCCGGGGTGGTGGTTCTCTCCCTGCCAGCTAGCTACAAACTCGAGCCTAGGGCACACAGGCagtccctgctccccaggaggATGTCAAACatgccttctcctctccctccatgCACGAGTAACCAAGATCAGACTGAGACCCCCAGAGGCAAAGCCTAAGTGGCAGTTTCGTAGTCAGGACACTACCCAGGACACCCACCTGGGGCAAAGTGGAGAAGCGATGTGTGTCTCAGCCTCTTCATGTGTTCAGTTTTATCTGCTGCAGTGAGCCGTGTGGATACCACACCCAGCTCCATGGCcaagagctgcagaaatgcagagaagaGTCACATGTACATGACACAACATGTATGACCCAGGCACTCCCATCTTGCAGGGGAGTGTATCAGATGTACAGGCCTGCATGGAGCCACGGCGAGGGGAAGAGGACTGGGAACTGATTTCTCCAGGGCCTCAGTGATGCATTTCAGTGTTGCATGGAGCACATGAAGGACCAGGAGTAGGCAATACCATCCTGCCAAAACGGGATCTTTGGTACAGGAGCTATGACCTACCCAGCACATACGGGAAAGGTGGAGGAACAACTGCTTTGTTTGATTTGTGGTATTACAAAAAGGGAGTAAAAAGTTTTAACTAGATGGGGAGAGCCTTCATAACTGGCAGAAGGGCTGAACGGGGGTTAGCAAATAAGCCATGGAAAAACTGAGTAAGGGGCAATAAATATGGACCAGAGTTCCCATCATACAGATACACCCATCCAGAAATGCCCTTTGCAACTCTGCTTGCACCCCATTCTCCTCTGTGACCATCCCAAATTGCAGCAGTCCTACACATCCCCCTCCCACATCATCCTCCTACCTCCTGAACTCGGAGCGCAAAATCCTCACTCAGTTCTTCAGCTCGTCTGGGGACAGACGGCATCCACCTGAATAGGGACAACAGCACTGGGCTGACTGCTTcaagggctgctggaggagccagCCCCATCTGGGATCAATAGTGCAACGGTACTATCCCCACCTCATCTCTCCCTGCTCACCCCAAATCTCTCCCCACAAGATGAGCATCAAACCTCAAACTAGCTTGCAAAATTAAGGGCAAGGCATGGCTCAGGAGACAACACTGGCTCGCTGAATCTTCTTTAGCACTCAGATGTAACATGCAAAGTATCTCCTAATGAAGTTTCCAGGAAGGCCCCAAATGAGGAGCCACTGCCATTtatgtgaaagcagaaaaaggtcCGACTGGAGCCAGATATGGCCAGGGAAGGCTACAGCACAAggcttttctttgctgaaatacCCCAACCCCTACATTTGACTCCAAGCcccttctgctgcctgtgaaCCCTTATTACACCGAAGCTACTCAGCCAGTCTGGGCTCACTTGGGCCCTGGACGGGCATCTGAACTACCTCTGCAATTCACAGGGGAttgcagggaagaggcagatgCTAGAGGACTGAACTGCCTGCTGGAAATCACCCATGGGACACGTGCAACCCTGGGGTGAGTTACAGCAGAGCAGCTAGCTTCAAAAATATACCCGGCAAACTTGACATTAAGAGCCCTGAGAGACTCCTCTCCTTCACCAACTCAACACAGCAACAAGAGCCCTCTCCACTTTAGAAGCTGCTTGAAGCTGGCCCAGACGCTGGATCTGGCATGGACCAAATAATACTGAACGAAGCCATGCCGAGATACCACAATGAGGGTGTGCATTAGCACATACCAAAAGATTTCTTACtacaacagcaaaaacatcaGACTCTCTGCCCATCCTAAATCCTGCCCCaagtgaaagagagagagagagatagtACCTTACTTGATATATTGTGAAGGGAACAAAGAAGGTCCAGAGCAGCTCTGTAATCCAGGAGGAGTCAGCCACGCTCTGGGGAAGAGAGCACAATGAGATCGTGGCCCACAAAACACGAGCTAGTCAGGTCTCCATCAGGTAAGCAGGCGGGCAGAATGCAGCTGAGCCATGACAGCGAGTAACAGATACGCAGGCAGAGAGATGTGGAGGACTGGGAAAGAGGGAACAGCAAATCCAGCACACAGTGAGGGCAAGCCCCAGGGCAGATTCATCTTCATTACTCTTCAACATGTAGAGTCAAAGTTTTCACTGCTCTGagtcattttttcctctcactaGGGCAGCAAGATTTTCCCTCAATAGTCTCATACTCTCTGCTAGACTGTACCTTTAGAAAGGACTGGAAATGCCTGAAGACCTACTACTAATGCTCCCTTAGAATCATGAACAATCCTCCCTTATTATGATGGGAACAGCCCCTGTAACGTCCCAGCTCCCATAagctttctctcttcatttccaAACAGGCTGCACTGTGaagtctttcttccttttttctaaaaattagCAAATAACCTTTTCCCTGAGAAGTACTGCAATGCCTGCCAGCAGAAAGCACTGGAACAGCCACCCTGAAGTGGTGGGCTCTCCATCCTTCTGAACAGGACACAGCCCTGAACAGCTGGACCATATTCAGGACCCAGTTTGACTGTGAGCAGAAAGCTGAAGTAAAGACCTCCAGAGACTCCTCCCACCCTACACTTTTCAATGATTCTAAAGAACTTGCTACTGAATGGACGTTGTTCCTAGGATTTTTGTAGTTGTTACTTTTATCCTGCAGTAACCAAACTTCCCACAACCTTGTGAGAACACCATCTCAAGATCTACAGCTTGCAATGTAGCTGCCTCGGCTTCTTTTACACCTGACTTCAGCCTTGACCAAAGCAGTGTGGCTCcaagcctttgacaccatttcccacagcattctcctggagagaCTGGCTGACCATGGCTTGAACAGCCGTACTCTTAACTGGGTAAAAACCAGCTGGATAGCCAAGCCCAAAGAGCGGTGGTGAATGTAGttaactccagctggcagccggtcacaagtggtgttccccagcgCTCAATGCTGGGGCCAGTGctgtttaatacctttatcaatgatctggatgaggggatcgagtaCACCCTCAGTAAggaagtgttgatctgctggagggcaggaaggccCTATAGAGGGAACTAGACAAGCTGGATCGATGGGACAAGGCCAACTGAGGTTCAGCAAGGCTGAGGGCCGGGCCCTGCTTGTGGGTCACAATAACCAtacacagcactgcaggctagggacagagcagctgggaagctgcccagcagGAAAGGGTCTCGGGGGGCTGGCTGACGGCCAGCTGAGcacaagccagcagtgtgcccaggtggccaatAGTACTCTGGCTTGAGTCGGAAATAGTGcggccagcaggactagggaaaGGATTGTCaccctgtactcggcactggtggggccgcaTCTCAAatactgggttcagttttgAGCCCTCGTTACAGGACaagacactgaggggctgcagtgtgtccagagaagggcaacaaagctggggaagggtctggagcacaagtctgagTGGCTGAGGGAATTTGGGGtgtttaacctggagaaaaggaagctcaggggagaccttatcactctctgcaactacctgaaaggagctGTACCCCCTGTagggggtcagtctcttctcccaggtaacaagcgatgggacaagaggaaacggcctcaagtcGCATTGAGGGAGGTTTAGATTTgctatcaggaaaaatttcttcatcgaaagggttatcaagcattggaataggctgcccagggaggtggtggagtattcctggaggtatttaaaagctttgtagatgtggtgcttagggacatgtttAGGGACAATCCCATGCTTTCTCATACTTGATGCTCAGAAGCAAATAAATGCAGCGCTGGGTGAACAGTTGGACCCAATGATtgtaaaggtcttttccaacctaaatgattctatgattctaagaaaGGCTTCATGCCTGGTTTATTCCATGGTCTGGAAAGAGGTGCTATAAATGAGAAAAGCCCTGAAGCCACAGCCACCAAGGGTAACAGTAAAGAAGCCTCATCTCCTGGATAAACAGATCTAAAAAACCTAAAATCAAATACTTATAGTGATGCCAAAAGCAAGACTTCAGTTATGCTGCCTTGTGCACAGAACAACACCCTCCTTCAAGGTTCCACCAACTGGAGGTGGAGAAAACTCTTTCTTAAACCCAAATTTGGTGCTATTTTGCTTGGCCCGGTGCCTTATATATGTCACATAAGCATCTATGAAAGCTTTCTGTAAAGCACTGATCAAACCATTCAAAGTATTGCATCCCCAGTCCTCAGAAGTTTCTGATGGTTTAAAATTACATAAGAAATCTGCCAGGATTTACTTAGTCACTGTGCATGAAGGGCAAAAAGTCCTGCTCAACCTCTGAAGGTAAAAATGTGAGTCAAGGTATAACCGTAACCAGTATCTTCAAACAGATCTGCAGTTACCTGCATGCTGTTCTCCCTAACATTCATGAAGGCAGGGATGCACAGACAAATGCAAATTCTGTGAAATGTGAAAAGTTACCAGAGGAGCCAAAACCATAACAACATAAGACATTCACTACAAACAGTCCAGAACGGGATAGCTCTCCCAGTTCTCTGGGGCAGTCATTCAAAAATTTAAAGTATCCTCACTGTTAGAAAACTGTATCTTAATCCAAAACTGAACTTGAGCAGCACCAACATTTCATCTCAGCACCTGGAgactgctgctgtgtgctttctcagaaagaaaaagaattctcCATTCTTAAGCCTCTCCTCCAATATGCAAGCAGCTATCCACAACAatctctctgccttttctctgaTAAGCTGATTAAGTTGAGTGCCTTTAAGTGCTGCTCTCTGGATTCCACATCATACTTAAGGCCTCCTTGAATTCTACTACTGCCCCACTTTCTTGGCAGCAGAATTACCGAAGCTTCACATAATATTTTAGCAGTGTTCATCATTGCGCACGTCCAGGTAACACTGTGTTCCTTACCCTGCCAGACACTCCTCTTCTTATGCACCCACAGACCACATTAGACTTAGAAGTAACAGCCGTTCACTTGCAGTTATCAGTACTTCACTGGATCACAATCAATAATTTAACTTCATTACTCACCAACCTGAACTTTACCAGCAGGGATCTCAATACTGTCATCTGCAGCAtcaataaaagcaataaatagcACTGGGAAAAGAACTAACCCCTAACAGAATCTCACTTCAAAAACAACTGCATGCTGATGTTTTAGTATGGGCAGCCATATTTTGTGACCCACTGGTGAGTGGCTATAAATCTATCCACTGTGCCATaccaccttaaaaaaaatgggaCAATAGAGAATCAATTAAAATGTCAgattaatataaaatgtaacTGTCTTTTAATCAACTAGATCCATAAATCATACCAAGAAATAACAAATTCAACAAAATCTCACTGTTAATAAGCTGACAACAGTTTCATTGCAATCTGTTTAGCAGCGCTAGTATTATCATCATGAACTTTGCCACTTTTTTGAAGCTAATGTTGCATCATGTTACATCTGTGCATTTGGGAGGCAGGAGTTCAAGAGCCTACTCCAGAGAGCCTTGCATAACCTTTGGCACATTAGCCACTCTCCAAGGCGACTAGAACTACTCTTTCAAAG
The Falco rusticolus isolate bFalRus1 chromosome 1, bFalRus1.pri, whole genome shotgun sequence genome window above contains:
- the AUP1 gene encoding lipid droplet-regulating VLDL assembly factor AUP1 isoform X1, with the translated sequence MEPPAAPGPERLFDSHRFPTDGFLLLALLLYAPVGLCLLVLRLFIGVHVFLVSCALPDSVLRRFIVRVMCSVLGLFVRQSDPRLRDVNVRVYIANHVTQFDHNVINLLTSCNTPALNGAPGFICWSRGFMELGVTGSRAELVDSLKAYSSHRGNPPLLLFPEEAATNGRAGLLRFSSWPFSILDVVQPVALQVQRPLITVSVADSSWITELLWTFFVPFTIYQVRWMPSVPRRAEELSEDFALRVQELLAMELGVVSTRLTAADKTEHMKRLRHTSLLHFAPASSQPLAARPRIPSSLTGVAPEDVRIMAMAQRVKEVLPHVPLEVIRIDLAQTNCVDTTIANLLEGRVPFFPESKEAGTDLPAPSTSQAAAASGVQGSIAVPSSKPATMQFAKSPVERHLSLQERKRALYDYARRRFAEKHGAARPGGSP
- the AUP1 gene encoding lipid droplet-regulating VLDL assembly factor AUP1 isoform X2; translation: MEPPAAPGPERLFDSHRFPTDGFLLLALLLYAPVGLCLLVLRLFIGVHVFLVSCALPDSVLRRFIVRVMCSVLGLFVRQSDPRLRDVNVRVYIANHVTQFDHNVINLLTSCNTPALNGAPGFICWSRGFMELGVTGSRAELVDSLKAYSSHRGNPPLLLFPEEAATNGRAGLLRFSSWPFSILDVVQPVALQVQRPLITVSVADSSWITELLWTFFVPFTIYQLLAMELGVVSTRLTAADKTEHMKRLRHTSLLHFAPASSQPLAARPRIPSSLTGVAPEDVRIMAMAQRVKEVLPHVPLEVIRIDLAQTNCVDTTIANLLEGRVPFFPESKEAGTDLPAPSTSQAAAASGVQGSIAVPSSKPATMQFAKSPVERHLSLQERKRALYDYARRRFAEKHGAARPGGSP